A region of bacterium DNA encodes the following proteins:
- the corA gene encoding magnesium/cobalt transporter CorA has protein sequence MTLLKSKSRRSKKKGLPPGSLVYVGEEPKAPVIVERFYYGKGTCVQQVLENPLSFKLASQANHVEWLNVEGIHDTALVAYLGKELNIHPLVLEDVMNSNQRPKIEDFGSYIYLVLKMLRFDEVKREVFSEQVSFIVGPNWLVSFQEGFQGDVFNSLRDRIKTGAGTLIERGTDFLLYSLLDVIVDHYFECLEKLGDVIEETDEAVTHELSSQFLSTIHHLKKNLITLRRSLWPLREVMLFLDRTESQLVAPGTKKYFRDVYDHAVQIMETVETDRDMVQGLMDIYLTTISNQQNSVMKTLTLMATIFMPLTFIVGVYGMNFDFMPELRWEFGYPAVWIFMTVLTLGMVVFFKKKKWF, from the coding sequence ATGACGCTTTTAAAAAGTAAAAGCCGCCGCTCTAAAAAGAAGGGTCTTCCCCCCGGAAGTTTAGTGTATGTAGGTGAAGAGCCCAAGGCTCCGGTTATTGTAGAGCGTTTTTATTATGGGAAAGGCACTTGCGTGCAGCAAGTGTTAGAAAATCCACTTAGCTTTAAGTTGGCATCCCAAGCTAACCATGTGGAATGGTTAAATGTGGAAGGTATTCACGATACGGCGCTTGTAGCATATTTGGGTAAAGAGCTTAATATTCATCCGCTAGTGTTAGAAGATGTGATGAACTCTAACCAAAGACCCAAAATTGAAGATTTTGGGTCTTATATTTATTTGGTTCTTAAAATGCTTCGTTTTGACGAGGTAAAGCGGGAAGTTTTTTCAGAACAGGTGAGTTTTATTGTGGGCCCCAACTGGCTGGTTTCATTTCAGGAAGGGTTTCAGGGCGATGTTTTTAATTCTCTTCGGGATAGAATTAAAACAGGTGCAGGTACTTTAATAGAGCGTGGTACCGACTTTTTGCTCTATTCACTTTTGGATGTTATTGTAGATCATTACTTTGAGTGTTTAGAAAAACTGGGCGATGTTATTGAAGAAACCGATGAGGCTGTAACGCATGAGCTTAGCTCTCAATTTTTAAGTACCATCCATCATCTTAAAAAAAATCTTATCACGCTTAGGCGTTCGTTGTGGCCTTTGCGTGAAGTTATGTTGTTTTTAGATAGAACAGAGTCTCAGTTGGTAGCTCCTGGTACAAAAAAATATTTTAGAGATGTGTACGATCATGCTGTTCAAATTATGGAAACCGTAGAAACCGATCGCGATATGGTGCAGGGTTTGATGGATATTTATCTAACAACTATTAGTAATCAGCAAAACAGTGTGATGAAAACCTTAACTTTGATGGCCACCATTTTTATGCCGCTTACTTTTATAGTGGGGGTGTATGGGATGAACTTTGATTTTATGCCTGAGCTAAGATGGGAATTTGGTTATCCTGCCGTTTGGATTTTTATGACTGTTTTAACATTGGGGATGGTTGTTTTTTTCAAAAAGAAAAAGTGGTTTTAA